The following are from one region of the Streptomyces changanensis genome:
- the drmB gene encoding DUF1998 domain-containing protein: MTPPPPRRRRGTDGSAAPARSLPRRGAVRRAQAITTYGVGALIAVEQESFIVSGIDDADGQWRRDEAPVIHEPRLARVLGVNRFRLPPASGDDSRDGIRVRRFPLWHHCPGCHALDHVRKFNSPPGRNECAECSEALVPSRFVVACEDGHIADFPYWKWLHRGRRGDGEAGFCGGRMSLRSSGRTSSLRSVVLSCSCGVPEVSMEGSFRRGALKDLNIRCEGRRPWLKDAPQLLCSQPPRTLQRGSSSVWQPVLRSALSIPPWSDTRVHALDRHWDKLRTCSTLAEIEIHLKYIFDGAPSPVSPEQVRELLAAMEAEDPTGEDGPDLDQEQRYRALRDLEYERLCTGNPEDSGHHTEQFVCEPPSGDGILPAGLGLLPPMLVKKLREVRALKAFTRVIDPETSSEGHEAELSLAPTGWLPAMEVHGEGVFLRLDEERIDAWAELPAVAARVERIRHRHQRVLAERASDPARVPPSPATPRMALLHTLAHVMINEWSLDSGYPAASLRERIYAGDEMAGVLIYTATSDSAGSLGGLVAQGETDRLAQAVRSAVHRAEWCSADPLCIETETSGAGGTNLAACHACVMLPETSCEHNNGLLDRALLVGTPEDPSIGFFSHLLTR, translated from the coding sequence ATGACCCCGCCCCCGCCCCGCCGCCGGCGCGGCACCGACGGCTCCGCCGCACCGGCCCGCAGCCTGCCCCGCCGTGGCGCCGTCCGCCGAGCCCAGGCCATCACCACATACGGGGTGGGCGCGCTGATCGCCGTGGAGCAGGAGTCGTTCATCGTCTCGGGCATCGACGACGCCGACGGGCAGTGGCGCCGCGACGAGGCCCCGGTGATCCACGAGCCGCGCCTCGCCCGTGTACTGGGCGTGAACCGGTTCCGCCTCCCGCCCGCCTCCGGGGACGACAGCCGCGACGGCATCCGCGTACGCCGCTTCCCCCTGTGGCACCACTGCCCCGGCTGCCACGCTCTCGACCACGTGAGGAAGTTCAACTCGCCGCCCGGACGGAACGAGTGCGCCGAGTGCTCCGAGGCGCTGGTGCCGTCCCGTTTCGTCGTGGCGTGCGAGGACGGGCACATCGCCGACTTCCCGTACTGGAAGTGGCTGCACCGGGGGCGACGTGGCGACGGCGAAGCCGGGTTCTGCGGCGGCCGGATGAGCCTGCGCTCCTCGGGACGGACCTCCTCGCTCCGATCGGTGGTCCTGTCCTGCTCCTGCGGTGTGCCGGAAGTATCCATGGAGGGGTCCTTCCGGCGCGGCGCCCTCAAGGACCTGAACATCCGGTGCGAGGGCAGGCGGCCCTGGCTGAAGGACGCCCCCCAGCTTCTCTGCTCGCAGCCTCCCCGCACCCTCCAGCGCGGTTCTTCCTCGGTGTGGCAGCCGGTGCTCCGCTCGGCGCTGTCCATCCCGCCGTGGAGCGACACACGGGTGCACGCCCTGGACCGGCACTGGGACAAGCTCCGCACTTGCTCCACCCTCGCCGAGATCGAGATCCACCTGAAGTACATCTTCGACGGGGCCCCGTCACCGGTGAGTCCCGAGCAGGTCAGGGAACTGCTCGCCGCGATGGAGGCCGAGGACCCCACCGGAGAGGACGGCCCGGACCTCGACCAGGAGCAGCGCTACCGGGCCCTGCGCGACCTGGAGTACGAGCGGCTGTGCACGGGCAACCCGGAGGACTCCGGCCACCACACCGAGCAGTTCGTCTGCGAGCCGCCGAGCGGCGACGGAATACTGCCGGCTGGCCTGGGCCTCCTCCCCCCGATGTTGGTGAAGAAGCTGCGCGAGGTCCGCGCGTTGAAGGCATTCACACGGGTCATCGACCCCGAGACCTCCTCCGAGGGGCACGAGGCGGAGCTGTCCCTCGCTCCCACCGGCTGGCTGCCCGCCATGGAGGTCCATGGGGAAGGCGTCTTCCTCCGGCTCGACGAGGAGAGGATCGACGCCTGGGCCGAGCTGCCCGCCGTCGCCGCCCGCGTGGAACGCATCCGCCACCGACACCAGCGGGTCCTCGCCGAGCGGGCCTCCGACCCGGCCCGGGTACCTCCCTCTCCCGCCACCCCTCGCATGGCCCTGCTGCACACCCTCGCCCACGTCATGATCAACGAGTGGAGCCTGGACTCCGGTTATCCGGCCGCCTCGCTCCGCGAGCGGATCTACGCGGGTGACGAGATGGCCGGCGTGTTGATCTACACGGCGACCAGTGACTCCGCCGGGAGCCTCGGCGGCCTGGTGGCCCAGGGCGAGACCGACCGCCTCGCCCAAGCCGTGCGCTCGGCCGTCCACCGCGCCGAGTGGTGCTCTGCCGACCCGCTGTGCATCGAGACCGAGACGTCCGGTGCGGGCGGCACCAACCTGGCCGCCTGCCACGCCTGCGTGATGCTCCCGGAGACCAGCTGCGAGCACAACAACGGGCTCCTCGACCGTGCCCTCCTCGTCGGCACCCCGGAGGACCCGTCGATCGGCTTCTTCTCCCACCTGCTCACCCGGTGA